Sequence from the Pontibacter pudoricolor genome:
GTCTGCTTAAGTACAAAGAAATGCAGAACGAGCCTGAGCTTCTAAAAGCTGAGAAAATTGCTGCTATCCAGAAAGAGATCGAAGAATCTACTTCACTGGAACTGCCAATGCTTGAGAAGAACCTGGTTGTTATTTCAACTATCGCTTCTATTTCAACACTAGTTGGTCTGATCGGTACTGTACTTGGTATGATCAAAGCGTTCTCGGCTCTTGCAGCATCAGGTTCTCCAGACGCAACTGCACTATCAAACGGTATCTCTGAGGCCTTGATCAACACAGCACTAGGTATTACAGGATCTACCCTTGCGATCATCGCTTACAACTACTTCACCAGCAAGATTGATGAGTTAACGTATAGCATTGACGAAGCTGGTTTCAGCATCATCTCTACTTTCGCTGCTCAGCACGACTCAGCTGGTGAGACTGTAAGAAAACAAACTGTTTAATTGATCTTAACACAAAGAAATGCCTAGAGTAAAAGTAAAAAGAAATAACCCTTCATTGGACATGACGCCAATGGTGGACTTATTCTTCTTGCTGGTTACTTTCTTTATGCTAACGGCGACCGCAAGGGAAGAGGAAGTCGTGATAGTAGATACCCCTTCATCCGTGTCAGAAATTAAATTACCTGATGCAAACGTGATCACATTAACGGTTGACAAAAACGACCGTGTGTTTTTCGGGGTAGACGGCCAGCAGACAAAGAAGGCTTTACTAGACAAGATAGCGAGTAAGTACGGGGTGAGTTTCAATGAGAAAGAAAGCAAGACTTTCTCTCTTTTAAGCAACTTCGGTGTTCCGGTAAATCAGCTGAAATCTTATTTGGCGATGGATGGCACGCAGCGCAAGAACGTGAACCAGCCTGGCATTCCGCTTGACTCTACTAACAACCAGTTAAGAGACTGGATTCTGGAGACGCGCAAGCTAAACCAAAAGGTTGTGATTGCGATCAAAGGCGACGTTGACGTAAGTTATTCGACGGTACAGAAGGTAATCGAAACCCTTCAGGACCAGAAGGTAAACCGGTTCAACCTGGTTACTGATATGGAAGCCAGACCAAAATCTTTATAATAGAAAGGAGATACTGAAATGGCAGAAATACAAGAAAAAGCCTCCTCTGGTAAAGGTGGTAAGAAACGCGCCAAAAAGCACTCTACCAAAATTGACATGACGCCAATGGTAGACCTTGCAGCTCTTCTGATCACGTTCTTCATGCTTACAACAACATTCAGTAAGCCACAGACCATGGAAATTAACATGCCTGTGAAAGAAGATAACCCTGAAAACCAGATTCCTGTAAAGGCAAGTAACGCAATGACGATCATACTTGGTGAGGATGATAAGGTGTTCTATTACTTCGGTTTAGGTGCTCCTGAGGAGAACCCGGAAGTGGTAGAGACTGATTATTCAGCAGCAGGCATCCGTAAAGTTTTGGTTTCGCCACGTGTGAAGTCAAACCCTAAGATGACCGTGATGATCAAGCCACTGGAGACATCGCGCTACAAGAACATGGTTGACATCCTGGATGAGTTGAGAATTACGGATACCAAGAAATTTGCCCTTGTTGACATTACCGACACGGATAAGCAATTGGTAAAAACTAAATTAGGACAATAGATATGGACGAAAGTAAGTTAGCAAAAGCCTCGCTTGATGATATCGTCTTTGCCGGACGTAACAAAGCTTATGGTGCCTATCTACTTCGCAAACTGTATAATAGCCATATCACAAAAGCTGCTATAATTGCTACTATCTTATTTGCTTTATTTATCAGTATTCCACTGATAAGCAAAATGATAGCTGGCGATGAAGAAGAAGTGATAGATGAGCGGATTATTACAGAGGTAGATCTTGCCCCACCACCGCCACTGGAAGAACAGGCGCCACCGCCACCGCCACCGCCGGATC
This genomic interval carries:
- a CDS encoding MotA/TolQ/ExbB proton channel family protein; translation: MEKKTAVVSKDANVETKNTSGGSLFATIVIPVAVIICVLIYMFVLGNGANFEGGSNENHPLPGNYLAIVYKGGWVVPILMSLVLMVFIFAIERVLTISKAKGTKNVAGFVRTISAKLNQRDINGAIAACDVQKGSVGNVVKAGLLKYKEMQNEPELLKAEKIAAIQKEIEESTSLELPMLEKNLVVISTIASISTLVGLIGTVLGMIKAFSALAASGSPDATALSNGISEALINTALGITGSTLAIIAYNYFTSKIDELTYSIDEAGFSIISTFAAQHDSAGETVRKQTV
- a CDS encoding ExbD/TolR family protein encodes the protein MPRVKVKRNNPSLDMTPMVDLFFLLVTFFMLTATAREEEVVIVDTPSSVSEIKLPDANVITLTVDKNDRVFFGVDGQQTKKALLDKIASKYGVSFNEKESKTFSLLSNFGVPVNQLKSYLAMDGTQRKNVNQPGIPLDSTNNQLRDWILETRKLNQKVVIAIKGDVDVSYSTVQKVIETLQDQKVNRFNLVTDMEARPKSL
- a CDS encoding ExbD/TolR family protein encodes the protein MAEIQEKASSGKGGKKRAKKHSTKIDMTPMVDLAALLITFFMLTTTFSKPQTMEINMPVKEDNPENQIPVKASNAMTIILGEDDKVFYYFGLGAPEENPEVVETDYSAAGIRKVLVSPRVKSNPKMTVMIKPLETSRYKNMVDILDELRITDTKKFALVDITDTDKQLVKTKLGQ